Proteins encoded within one genomic window of Thermodesulfobacteriota bacterium:
- a CDS encoding TonB-dependent receptor — MALAQDGAIDGEPARTLEPVVVTGTVNPASVSQTPASVTVITREEIEERNASSVAELLQQVPGLYVDQPASRGGVTSVYIRGGDPNFTLVLIDGVKVNDPTNNRGGSFDFSTLSSDNIERIEIVRDPMSSLYGSDALSGVINIVTKKGEGKPSAFAEGSYGRYGQYGFLGGVSGAGEFYNYSLSGSYLDDGEQVEGSSFKSPSFSARLGVLDGRNFEMNSTVRYSHVESSSFPEDSGGPEYAVLRSVDRRNIDQLLLGVDLAHEVLPWWEYRVELAYYNNKEKFSSPGVAPGVRDPFGIPPNSSDSDFKRYDANFVNTFTIREGVVLAAGFEAEIEDGKSSGEIMLDGPVPSDFSLTRYILSPYAEFQLSAVENLYAVLGARLDFPEGFNHAFSPRAGLTYKIAATDTTLRANWGKGFKLPSFFSLSSPIVGNPGLVPEKSESLDVGVSQRVWSGKAGAQVNLYYNRFKNLVDFDEGPPPILVNRSKVTVKGFEIIGDINPWDPLTVSGSVTYADSNIQGTDEELRNRPKWFGGFSVGFRPDRSLVMVLDAVFTGKVNDSSIPTGDVVLDSYTTLDFTATWTPSPNLRVFLVVENLLNAGYEQYVGFPAPGISPRAGLRLSY; from the coding sequence TTGGCGCTGGCGCAGGACGGGGCTATTGACGGCGAACCTGCCCGCACGCTCGAACCGGTCGTCGTCACGGGAACGGTAAACCCCGCCTCGGTTTCCCAAACGCCCGCGAGCGTTACTGTCATAACCCGTGAGGAGATCGAGGAGCGGAACGCGAGCAGCGTCGCCGAGCTCTTACAGCAGGTGCCGGGTTTATACGTCGACCAGCCGGCGTCCCGTGGAGGGGTGACGTCCGTGTATATAAGGGGCGGCGACCCCAACTTCACCCTCGTTCTTATAGACGGGGTGAAGGTGAACGACCCCACTAACAACCGCGGGGGCTCGTTCGACTTTTCGACCCTCAGCTCGGACAACATAGAGAGGATAGAGATAGTGCGCGACCCCATGTCGTCCCTCTACGGCTCGGATGCTCTCAGCGGCGTGATAAACATCGTCACGAAGAAAGGGGAGGGGAAGCCGTCGGCCTTCGCCGAGGGGTCTTACGGGAGATACGGTCAATACGGCTTTCTGGGTGGCGTCTCGGGGGCCGGGGAGTTTTATAATTACTCCCTCTCGGGATCTTATCTCGACGACGGCGAACAGGTAGAAGGGAGCAGCTTCAAGAGCCCGTCGTTCAGCGCGAGGCTCGGCGTTCTCGACGGCAGGAATTTCGAGATGAATTCGACCGTCAGATACTCCCACGTCGAAAGCTCGAGCTTCCCCGAAGACAGCGGCGGGCCGGAGTACGCCGTCCTCCGCTCCGTCGACAGGAGAAATATCGACCAGCTTCTTCTCGGGGTGGATCTTGCGCACGAGGTGCTGCCCTGGTGGGAGTACAGGGTCGAGCTCGCGTACTATAACAACAAGGAGAAGTTCTCGTCTCCAGGCGTCGCTCCCGGTGTAAGAGACCCGTTCGGCATACCCCCCAACAGCTCAGACAGCGACTTCAAAAGGTACGACGCCAACTTCGTTAACACGTTCACGATCCGTGAGGGCGTCGTTCTCGCCGCGGGCTTCGAGGCCGAGATAGAAGACGGGAAGAGCAGCGGCGAAATAATGCTCGATGGGCCGGTCCCATCCGACTTCTCGCTTACGAGGTATATCCTCTCGCCCTACGCCGAGTTCCAGTTGAGCGCCGTCGAGAACCTCTACGCCGTACTAGGCGCGAGGCTAGATTTCCCCGAGGGTTTCAATCATGCGTTCAGCCCGAGGGCGGGGCTCACGTATAAGATAGCTGCGACTGACACGACGCTAAGGGCGAACTGGGGAAAAGGGTTCAAGCTCCCGAGCTTCTTCTCGCTGTCGAGCCCTATCGTCGGGAACCCGGGCCTCGTCCCCGAAAAGAGCGAGAGCCTTGACGTCGGCGTCTCGCAGCGCGTGTGGAGCGGAAAGGCCGGCGCGCAGGTGAATCTTTACTACAACCGCTTCAAGAATCTCGTCGATTTCGACGAGGGGCCGCCGCCTATCCTCGTCAACAGGTCTAAGGTGACCGTGAAGGGGTTCGAGATCATAGGCGACATAAATCCGTGGGACCCGCTCACGGTGAGCGGCAGCGTGACTTACGCTGACAGTAACATCCAGGGCACGGACGAGGAGCTCAGAAACCGCCCGAAGTGGTTCGGCGGCTTTTCGGTCGGGTTCCGCCCCGACAGGAGCCTCGTCATGGTGCTCGACGCCGTGTTTACGGGGAAGGTTAACGATTCGTCCATTCCGACCGGAGACGTCGTCCTCGATTCCTATACGACCCTCGACTTCACGGCGACGTGGACACCGAGCCCGAACCTCCGCGTCTTTCTCGTCGTCGAGAATCTCCTTAACGCCGGATACGAGCAGTACGTCGGCTTCCCCGCGCCGGGGATAAGCCCGAGAGCCGGACTTCGGCTGTCATATTGA
- a CDS encoding DNA-formamidopyrimidine glycosylase family protein, whose protein sequence is MPELPDVEAIRNYVDATSLDKKIARVEVKSRRMLTVSGQKFRSRLKGTTLKSTSRRGKHLFVKTDKDLWITMHFGMTGDLKFVEDGSEEVAHGQVNIFFDGGQKLSYTSLRKLGRIGLTEDIDAYIKRKKLGPDADSISFGEFSDIVQKGKGGIKALLMNQKLVSGIGNIYSDEMLFQAGIHPESAASALGKADVRKLYDKMRRIFRTTIKRGADSDKYPSSYLLKSRRQGEECPGCSGKVKRETIAGRSSYFCPGCQRKIT, encoded by the coding sequence ATGCCCGAGCTGCCCGACGTGGAAGCGATAAGGAATTACGTGGACGCGACTTCGCTCGACAAAAAGATCGCGAGGGTGGAGGTGAAGTCGCGCCGCATGCTGACCGTCTCCGGTCAGAAGTTCCGGAGCCGGCTCAAGGGGACTACTCTCAAATCGACGAGCCGCCGCGGCAAGCACCTCTTTGTGAAAACGGATAAGGACCTCTGGATTACCATGCATTTCGGCATGACGGGCGATTTGAAGTTCGTTGAAGACGGCAGCGAGGAAGTGGCCCACGGCCAGGTCAATATATTCTTCGACGGAGGACAGAAGCTCTCTTACACCAGCTTGCGCAAGCTCGGGAGGATAGGCCTCACCGAAGACATCGACGCTTACATAAAACGGAAGAAGCTCGGTCCCGACGCCGATTCGATAAGCTTCGGCGAGTTCTCGGATATAGTGCAAAAAGGGAAGGGCGGGATAAAGGCCCTTCTCATGAACCAGAAGCTCGTTTCCGGCATAGGCAACATTTATTCAGACGAAATGTTATTCCAGGCGGGCATACATCCCGAAAGCGCTGCGTCCGCTCTCGGCAAAGCCGACGTCCGAAAGCTCTACGATAAAATGAGGCGCATATTCCGGACGACGATAAAGCGCGGCGCCGACTCCGATAAGTACCCGTCCTCCTATCTCCTTAAATCGCGCCGCCAGGGCGAAGAATGCCCCGGGTGCAGTGGCAAGGTAAAACGGGAAACGATCGCCGGCCGCTCTTCCTACTTTTGCCCCGGCTGCCAGAGAAAAATTACCTGA